The Triticum urartu cultivar G1812 chromosome 6, Tu2.1, whole genome shotgun sequence genome includes the window TGTTCATTTTTATAGCTTAATTATGACGAAGTACAGATTCTATTCAGCACTCGTGTTTACCAATGGTTATGGGTTAAAGTCAGCAAAGATAGAATATTCACATGTTTGGGAATCACTTTTGTTGTATATAAGTGCCATCAAGGATCAACCTACACCCATGGACGTGCGTAAGCTAGATAAGTCTGTACATGAACGCCTTTGCTCCAGCCATCTCAGTGTGGTTCCTTCTAATTGCTGGCACATCGGGATGCACAGCCTAATTGTTCATGACATTGGTGTTTTGCAAGATTTCAATCCAATATATATAATGCTCTCTTTACTTCAGAAATATCTATAAGATCTTTAGATATAATACTATTACAGGTCCAACGTTTGTTAAATTATGTAATGGTCATTTTGGTTGCGTGATGTGTATATTTCTATACCCAGAGGTGGTGGTAGGTTCAAAACGGTCTCTTATCTGCATTGTCAACACATTAACAACTAACATGCATGTTTGATCGATGTGCTACTAATAGATCCTAATGCTATAGCATACCTCCATATTGATATACCTGAGTGATACCGAGTACCAAACATGACAGCTGAATGTACGGAGGTAAGATAAGTGTGCCCAAGCCCGCCCAAGTGGCGCCACCAGGTGGCGCCCCAGTCTCTAGTTGGTATGAGGGCCGGCTGCAACTAGAAGCCCCGGTATACACATACCGGAGGCCCAATGGCAAGATAGAAAATGATGCTAATAAAAAAAACTCGTTCCTTCATAAAAAAATATATGTATACCCATTCTGCATTTAACCTATTTTTTGGGGGGTAAGCTATTATTATTTTATTGATCAGTTTTACTGAAATTCTTGCTTATTATCTTTCCCACAGTGCAACATCAACTTGCTTATTTACCGGGGAATCTTGTGCACTCCGGTGAAGAACATTTTTCTACTAGACTCTTTGAAGGGGCCTGACTAATCCTAGTATCTAAATTTCTCAATATCTGTTTCTGCTTTAGCTGATTATACAAAATCAGCACCTCATGTAGCTAGTTATTTTAGTTTGCATCTCATCTGCAGCCAAAACGTTCTCAGGTCTGTGGTTTGTTACCTACATCAAACTATCCAAACTTCAGTTCCCATGTAATCGGCTCAACTCCAACTCGAAGAATTCTTTTGTCAAACAGAGCAACATGTAACCAGCTCAACTACAGAGGTTACATTGCCTACAAATTGCTTCGGCATGGTCAAGATCTAATTCGAAATGTTTGACTGCAGGACCTGTGAAGCATCTTGCTTATCCAATTTAATCAGCACCATCATCAATTTAGTTCTTCATAGATTCAGTTTCTCACAGCTTGATTTCAGATAAATGGCTCAAACTACAGATTAAAGGATATTTTCGGATGCTAGAAGAGAGAATTTCGTACTAAAAGATTGAAATGATTGCATCTTTCGCCATTGTCATAGAAATCACAGATACAATGTCATCCTTGCTCGACGAATCTGACGGGCGCTACAGACTAGTAGGCATTACATACATGATCTCATCTTAGTCCATGAGAAATGGATCTAAGCAAACACTGGCTAGGCTATGGGGAATTCTACTCCTTGGCGGCGACCTTCTTCTTGGGGGACTTGGTGGAGGTCTTCTTCTTGGGCGACTTGGCCTCTTTCTCGGCCGCGGCGGGGGACTTCTTGGGGAGCAGCACAGAGTTGATGTTGGGGATCACGCCGCCGTGGGCAATGGTGACGCCGGCGAGCAGCCTTCCGAGCTCCTGGTCGTTGCGGACAGCGAGCAGCAGGTGGCGCGGGATGATGCGGGTCTTCTTGTTGTCCTTGGCCGCGTTGCCGGCAAGCTCCAGGACCTGAGATTCAACCAAGAACGAATTCAATCATCCGTCGAACAGGGCAAGAACAGGAGCGGACAAGAACGAACGGGAAAGATCGGCGCGTACCTCGGCCGCGAGGTACTCGAGGACGGCGGCGAGGTAGACGGGGGCGCCGGAGCCGACGCGCTGGGCGTAGCGGCCCTTCTTGAGGTAGCGGCCGATGCGGCCAACGGGGAACTGGAGCCCGGCCTTGACGGACCTGGTCACGGCCTTCTTCCTGTCGCCGCCCTTCCTTACGGCCATCTTGCTTGCTACTTCTCCGGCGACGAGTACGCTCGAGGTGTGGTGTTTGCGGCGGCGGTGCTGGATGGGAGCGCTCTGAGTTTGTGTGTTTGGACGGCGGCGAGGGCGCGGCTTTTATTGGAGGCGGGAGCGTCGCTGGAGGGGGGGAGCGATCCGCGTGACATGCTGTGACCGCCGTTGGATCTGGCGGAGCGTGGCGGGCAGGGGGAGTGATCCGTGGGAGCTTCGGATGGACCAATCAGAGAGCAGAGATTTGCAATACGTACGTGGAATTGAAATTGAGTTCAAAACCAAAAATCAGCCTATGTATTGAAATGGGCTTGAATTATTTTTTTGCTATTGGATGGGCTTCAATTCTGATTGTGTTGTTTGGTCGTATATACAATTGCTAATTGGGATTAAGGTGATGTTTGGTCtctagtcctaggactttttttagtccctactAAAAAGTCTCTAGTCCCTAAAAAGTCTTTCCCTATTTGTTTTCAGAAACTAAAAAGTCTCTAGTCCCttcctagaggttattaaatgaccatgttgcccctaatatatagaaaaataacaatcaaacaacaccATGTGGTGGCGGCCAATGGGTGGAGAGACATTGTTGGAAGTCCTAAAAAGACTCTCCTTGAAAGTGTTCTTCATTTAGTCTCAAATGCctagtttagtccctaaaaagtccctctcatttggtaaaaaagtctctaagagagactttttctagtccctacatAAAAATGTCCCTGAAAATAAACACCCCCCTAAGTGACTGTCAATAGCAACCCTAAAAAAAAGTGGCTGTCAATAGCAGATTTAAAAAAAACATATATTAATTGATTAAACAGAAGTTTATTACAATCAGTCATTACAACATATGCCACACAGGGTGGAATAGAGTTAACGAGCAACCTGTCAGACCTATTATTAAAACTAAACTTAGCACTCTCAAATGCCACCTCATTGGCACGGCGATTTATTTTCGAGAAACTCAAATTTTGGAACATCTTGACGATACTCAGAACCTCTTTCTTTAGATCAACGAGAGGGAGAATTTATCAAGCTTGTCATTCGCAAGGAAATAATGTACGAAAGCACAGTCAGTCTTCAAAATAATAGATTGGTGAAGGGTAATACCGATATAAAGACATGCTAGGCAGGCGCGGAGCTCGGCTTCACTGACACTGGTACACTGACCAGTAAAATCCCACGAGGACATTATAATTTCGCCAATTCCTAGCGACAACCCCCACACTGGCAGCATTAATACTCTCCATAAAACTAGCATCGACATTGATCTTGATATAATCCACAGGAGGCGATTTCCACACCTCATGCTCTTTCACCGATGCCAAATCCACAATAACCCCTCCCACCTTTTCCTTACCTTTGTTGCGAGAATCCAACTGTGTAGCGTCGTTATTGGCCGTATAAGAGGAGCAATATTTTTCCACAAAATTTGTCGAGTTAGTAATGGATTCTTTTCCCTTTCCGAAAATTAAATCATTTCTCAGATGTCAAGCTCGCCagaaaaggaataaaatttgctctccTTCCTGCAAGTTCAACTGATCCAAAGCCAGTCCGGTCCTGAGCATTTGAAGAACTCTTCATCCAGAATATTCCAAGAATCTCTCAAGGCCAACCGCGGAGCACAAGATTTAGAACACCTCACCAGAGCATGGAAAGTGCTTTCATCTTCCACACCGCAAATAGAGCACATACCTGAGTTAGTCTAATGGTGTTTAAATCTATTCATCTGGACTGCCAAACTATTCGTAGCAGCACGCCACACAAAAATCCCAAATCGTTTGAGCAAATACCAGTTTTTATTTAGAATAGCTAATTGTATGTGCATTGCAACACGGGCATACATATGTTTGTGGTTCACATTAACTATGTCTATCCTCCACCCACTACCTCCATCTCCCCAATCCAATCTTTACCACCTATGTTAATGGCTCATCTGGTCACAATCCACCCAATTTGGATTTTGGACACATAATTGTGCAGTTGATATTCATCTAGTCTCTACATGGCAGGAGGACGAACAGAAAATTTGAAAACATGGGAACCTAACTGGGTATAGCAAAAGAAAATGCGGAGAAAACACCAGTTCACAAGTGAACTTTGTGAACTCTAATATATGTTATGAATTATATCGATGAGAAAGTGTGACTTTTTTGAAGAACTCATGATGAATAACAGTATTAAACAAATCTAGTTAAATACTCGGCTAACCAATTTCCTTGAGTATATGTTATCAATGTTGACATTTACAATATTTCCCTTGAACACTAGCCTTTGCACAGAACATTCGCCTTCTCACAACAATGATGGGTCACTAGGGCTTGGCAGCACTAGTAAGAAAATTTAGTACTATGGGAGCATCTACAACCGCATATGCCAAATATGACCCCTCAAACGCCCGCGGACGTACCAATATGACCCCGAGCGTGTCTGCAGGCAGTGATCGGTCAGTCCTCAAATTTGCTCAACTGCATCTGAACACCTCATACTAAAATTCTTAAATCCATACAAAGGCATGCGGGAAAAAAAACCCTACGTACTACGTAGATCACCTAGCCTAGTCCTCATCGGAGATGTCGACTATCTTTGTGCCTGACTCCATGATGGTCTGCTGCTCCGCCATCTCTGCGGCTTGGGCGACGGTGAACTCCGCCTCCGCGTCCCTTGATATGTCTCTGTcatatctactttttcaaacacttttgctcttgttttggactctaatttgcatgatttgaatgaaactaactcggactggcgttgttttcagcagaactaccatggtgttgttttttgtgcaaaaataaaagttctcagaattgGATGAAACTTATTGAAGATTTTTTTATggaatataaaaaaatactggagcGAAGATCCACCAGAGGGGACCACTAGTTGCCCACAAGGCAATAGGGTGCGACcacccccctaggcacgccctgattgttggggaacgttgcagaaaacaaaaaatttcctacggtttcaccaagatccatctatgagttcatctagcaacgagtgatcgtattgcatctacatacctttgtagatcacgcgcggaagcgttcaaagaacggggatgaggaagtcgtactcgacgtgatccaaatcaccggagatcctagcgccgaacggacggcacctccgtgttcaacacacgtacggtcagcgtgacgtctcctccttcttgatccagaaagggggaggagaggttgatgaagatccagcagcacgacggcgtggtggtggatgcaggggtcaccgcagcagggcttcgccgttctactgcgagagggagaggtgtagcaggggagagggaggcgccaagactcaagggtgcggctgcccctccctccccccctttatataggccccctagggggtgcgccggccctaggagatgggatctcctaggaggggcggcggccaaggggtggagtgccccccaagctaggtggggcgcccccccaccctagggttcccaaccctaggcgcatggggtgggccaaggggggcgcaccagcccaccacgggctggttcccctccccacttagcccatggggccctccgggatgggtggccccacccagtggacccccgggacccttccggtggtcccggtacaataccggtgacccccgaaactctcccgatggccgaaactgcacttcctatatataattcttcacctccggaccatttcggaactcctcgtgacatccgggatctcatccaggactccgaacaactttagggtttctgcatattcatatctctacaaccctagcgtcaccgaaccttaagtgtgtagaccctacgggttcgggagacatgtagacatgaccgagatggctctccggtcaataaccaacagcgggatttggatacccatgttggctcccacatgctcctcgatgatctcatcggatgaaccacgatgtcgaggattcaagcaaccccgtatacaattccctttgtcaatcggtatgttacttgcccgagattcgatcgtcggtatcccaatacctcgttcaatctcgttaccggcaagtcactttactcgtaccgtaatgcatgatcccgtgaccagacacttggtcactttgagctcattatgatgatgcattaccgagtgggcccagagatagctctccgttatacggagtgacaaataccagtcttgatccgtgtcaacccaacagacactttcgaagatacccgtagtatacctttatagtcacccagttacgttgtgacgtttggtacacccaaagaactcctacggtatccgggagttacacgatctcatggtctaaggaaaagatacttgacattggaaaaactctagcaaacgaactatacgatcttgtgctatgtttaggattgggtcttgtccatcacatcattctcctaatgatgtgatctcgttatcagtgagatccaatgtccatagtcaggaaatcatgactatctgttgatcaacgagctagtcaactagaggcttactagggacatgttggtgtctatgtattcacacatgtattacgatttccggataacacaattatagcatgaataaaagacaattatcatgaacaaggaaatataataataatccttttattattgcctctagggcatatttccaacagtctcccacttgcactagagtcaataatctagttacattgtgatgaatcgaacacccatggaattctggtgttgatcatgttttgctctagggagaggtttagtcaacggatctgctacattcaggtccgtatgtactttacaaatatctgtgtctccatcttgaacattttcacgaatggagttgaagcgacgcttgatgtgcctggtcttcttgtgaaacctgggctccttggcaagtgcaatagctccagtgttgtcacagaagagtttgatcggccccgatgcattgggtatgactcctaggtcggtgatgaactccttcacccaaattgcttcatgcgctgcctccgaggctgccatgtactccgcttcacatgtagatcccaccacgacgctctgcttgcaactgcaccagcttactgccccaccattcaaaatatacacgtatccggtttgtgagttagagtcatccagatctgtgtcgaagctagcgtcggcgtaaccctttacaacgagctcttcgtcacctccataaacgagaaacatttccttagtccttttcaggtacttctggatattcttgaccgctgtccagtgttccttgccgggattactttggtacctacctaccaaacttacggcaaggtttacatcaggtctggtacatagcatggcatacataatagaccctatggctgaggcataggggatgacactcatctcttctatatcttctgccgtggtcggacattgagctgagctcaatttcacaccttgcaacacaggcaagaaccccctcttagactgatccatattgaacttcttcgatatcttatcaaggtatgtgctttgtgaaagacctatgaggcgtcttgatctatctctatagatcttgatgcctaatatataagcagcttctccaaggtccttcattgaaaaactcttattcaagtaggccttaatgctgtccaaaagctctatatcatttcccatcaaaagtatgtcatctacatataatatgagaaatgctacagagctcccactcactttcttgtaaacgcaggcttctccataagtctgcataaacccaaatgctttgatcatctcatcaaagcgaatgttccaactccgagatgcttgcaccagcccataaatcgagcgttggagcttgcacaccttgtcagcattcttaggatcgacaaaaccttccggctgcatcatatacaattcttccttaaggaaaccattaaggaataccgttttgatgtccatttgccatatctcataatcatagaatgcggcaattgctaacatgattcggatggacttcagcttcgctaccggtgagaaagtctcatcgtagtcaaccccttgaacttgccgataacccttagcgacaagtcgagctttatagatggtaacattaccatccgcgcccgtcttcttcttaaagatccatttgttttttatcgctcgccgatcatcgggcaagtctgtcaaagtccatactttgttttcatacatggatcctatctcggattgcatggcttcaagccatttgttggaatctgggcccgccatcgcttcttcatagttcgaaggttcaccgttgtctaaaaACACGATTcccaagacagggttgccataccactctggtgcggaacatgtccttgtggacctacgaagttcaatagcaacttgatctgaagtttcatgatcatcatcattaacttcctctctagtcggtgcaggcacctcaggaacattttcttgagttgcgccattttctggttcaagaggtaatacttcatcaagttctactttcctcccacttacttctttcgagagaaactccttctctagaaaggatccattcttggcaacaaagatcttgcctttggatctgaggtagaaggtatacccaatagtttctttagggtatcctatgaagacgcattttttcgacttgggttcgagcttttcaggttgaagtttcttgacataagcatcgcatccccaaacttttagaaacgacagcttaggtttcttcccaaaccataattcatacggtgtcgtctcaacggatttcgacggagccctatttaaagtgaatgcggcagtctctaaagcatagccccaaaatgatagcggtaaatcggtaagagacatcatagatcgcaccatatctaacatagtgcgattacgacgttcggacacaccattacgctgaggtgttccaggcggcgtgagttgtgaaactattcgacattttcttaagtgtgtgccaaattcgtgactcaagtattctcctccacgatctgatcgcaggaacttgattttcctgtcacgttgattctcaacctcactctgaaattccttgaacctttcaaaggtctcagacttgtgtttcattaagtagacatacccatatctactcaagtcatcagtgagggtgagaacataacgatagccaccgcgagcctcaacactcattggaccgcacacatcagtatgtatgatttccaataagttggttgctcgctccattgttcctgagaacggagtcttggtcattttacccatgaggcgtggttcgcacgtgtcaaatgattcgtaatcaagagactctaaaagtccatctgcatggagcttcttcatgcgtttgacacctatgtgaccaaggtggcagtgcctcaagtatgtgggactatcattatcaattttacatcttttggtactcacac containing:
- the LOC125514224 gene encoding histone H2A.1-like, translating into MAVRKGGDRKKAVTRSVKAGLQFPVGRIGRYLKKGRYAQRVGSGAPVYLAAVLEYLAAEVLELAGNAAKDNKKTRIIPRHLLLAVRNDQELGRLLAGVTIAHGGVIPNINSVLLPKKSPAAAEKEAKSPKKKTSTKSPKKKVAAKE